TTTTTATGTAAAATCTTCCTATAATGATATTATAACCTTTTATAAGAGGTAAATCAATTTCTATAAAAAATTTATTCTTTTATTAATGAAATAAACCCTTAAAAATTGCTTTTTTACAGTAAGTGAGGTAATATTGTAAAAAGAGTAATGGAATATTTTTTTTAAAATGAGAAAAAAGAAAAATAATTTTAATGTTTCAATTTTTTAGTATATAAAGTTAAATAAATTGGTATGGCGAATATAGCTGAAAATCCTAGGGTTTAGGTGAAAAATACTATTTAGGAGAGATTATACTGTTAAATTGTCTATTTTTTTGTACTAGTGGTACTTTACAAAACCACTATAAATATATTATAATTGTTAGAAGAATAGTACTTGGGAAAAATAAGGAGGCATCATGGTTAATCAGGAAAGAATTGTTGAAAATTTTATTAATATGGTAAAAATTGCATCTCCATCTTTAAAAGAGAGAGAGGTTGCAGATTATATAAAAAAAGAACTAAAAGAACTTGGACTTGAAGTTATTGAAGACAATGCAGGCAAGAATTTAGGAGGTACAACAGGGAATATCATTGGAATTCTTCGTGCACCAGGGAAATCAAAGCTAATGTTAAGTGCACATATGGATACTGTTCTTCCTTGTGAAAATATAAAACCTATTATAGAAAATGGAATAATTAAAAGTGATGGAACTACAATTTTAGGTGGAGATGATAAAGCTGGAATTGCAGCTATTATAGAGGGACTGAGAATAATTAAAGAAGAAGGAATAGATCATCCTGAAGTTATAGTTCTATGTTCAATAGCAGAAGAGATAGGACTTAAAGGAGCAAAGGAATTTGAAATAGATAGTTATAAACCTGATTACTCTTTTATCCTAGATTCAGGTGGTAAGCCAGGAGTTGCTATTATTCAGACACCTTATAATGCAAGAGGAGAAATTAAAATAATTGGCAAATCGGCTCATGCTGGAATTGCACCTGAAACAGGAGTAAATGCATTGACAGTAGCTGCTCATGCAATTACTAAATTAAAACTTGGAAGAGTGGATGCTGATACTACCTCTAATATAGGTATGGTTAGAGGGGGAGAGGCTTTAAATATAGTTATGCCTGAAGTTACACTGAAATATGAAGCAAGAAGTTTTTCAAAGGAAAAGCTTGATAATTTATTATCTGAAACAAAAGAGATATTTAAAAGCACTACTGAAAGATTTGGTGCTGGTTATGAGTATAATATAAACATTGAATATCCAGGATATCATCTAAAAGAAGATGAAGAGATAGTTCAATGTTTTAGAAAAGCTTGTAATAATGCAGGATTTGATTGTGTAACTAAATCAACTGGTGGTGGAAGCGATTCAAATATATATAGTGGACATGGATATAAAGCAATGACAATTGGAGTTGGAATGTCTAAAGTTCATACAAAAGAAGAGTTTTTAAAAATAGAAGATTTAGTTGGAACAGCAAAGTTAGTAGTTGAGTTAGTAAAGGAATTTGCATGATGATGCTTAGAAAAAATAATAATTCAAATGATTCTTTTAATAAAAAAATTATAATATTTCTTGTTGGAGTTGTACTGATTTTTGGACTATTCCAAAGTGCAGTTAACTATGGAGTAGATTTGGTTAGTTTTATAGTTTTTCCAGTACAAAAAAAGATTTATGAAGTAGGGACATATATAAAAGAAACAACAGATGCAGTTACAAAATATAAAGAGGTTTTAGAGGAAAATAGAGTTCTAAAAGCTGACAACATAAAATACGAAAGAGTTGTAGCTGTTAATAGAGAACTGATAGATGAAAATATTCGACTTAAAAATATACTTGATATGAAAGAAGAAAAACAACTTGACATAAAAGTTGCAAAAGTTAATTTTAAAAATCAGAACAACCTTTATGAGAGATTTTTTATAAATCTTGGAAAAAATGATGGAATGAAAAAGAATATGATAGTTCTCACAGAAGATAATAAACTTATTGGAAAAATTGGGAAAGTCTATGGAGATTATTCAGTGGTAGATATGATAACAGGAGAAAATTCCAATGTAAGTGGACTAAGTGAGAGTAATATGCTTGGAGTAGTTAAAGGAAGTAATGAAGATGATGGAACATTATACTTTGAACCAAATACGTTTCAAAATATTTTACAGGTAGGAGAAAAGGTATATACATCTGGTGTAAGTGATATCTATTCAAAAGGTCTTTATATAGGAGATATTTCACAAATAGATGATGTACAGGGAGATGTATTTAGAAGTATAAGGCTTAAAAATAATGTAGATATATTAAATATGACTGAAGTGCTGATTTTAATGCCGAAAGATAAAAAAGGGGAGAAAAAATGATTAGAATTTTAAGAATAATGATTTTTATCCTGTGTAGTTGTGCAAGTTTTGCAGGAGTACAAAGCTTAACAAATATAAAGAGTTTAAAAGTAGAGATTCAAGAGACTACATATGTAAATAATAAAACTAAAAAAAGCGAGTATAATTTAGAATTTGTTAAACCAGATAAATTTAGAAAAGATGTTATCAGTCCTGAAATGAATAAAGGTGAGATATATATATACGTTGGAAATGAAAAGACAGTATACCTTCCTTTTTTTGATCAAGTGACAAAAGAGACTACTGACTCTGAAGAAAATGATATTATCAGTGCTATTAATTATATTTTGAATATAGAAAATAGAGATCCTGAATTTTCACAGAAGTACTATACGAAAAAACTTAAATATCTTAACTTAGATAATGGTAGTAAGATAGAGATTTCCAATTTAAAAACTGTAGATAATTATTTGTTGCCTTTTACTTTTGATATATATGAAGGAGATAGTAAGATGGCAACACTTAAGATAAAAAAATACAGTATAAATCCTTCAATATCTGATGAGGAGTTTAAAATGAAATGATCAATTTTATAAATGATGAGGGTATAGTTATTAATAAACAGGATTATGGCGAGGCAGATAGGTATGTAACTGTCTTTACCAAGAATATGGGAAAGATAGTTTTTTTTATAAAAGGAATAAGGAAAAGCAAAAAAAGAGAGGTAAGTGCAGTAGATGTTCTGACTCTATCTAAGTTTACCTTTTATAGAAAAAAAGAGAACTATATTGTATCAAATCTTCAATGTTGTGATTCTTATTCAGAGATAAAGCAGGATTTGGATAATTTAGGACTTTCTCTTTATGTAATGAGTGTTTTAAATTCAGTTTTAGTAGAAAATAACAGGAAGAGAAAGCTTTTTAATATTACAAAAAAAACTTTAGATTATCTAAAGACAAGTAAAGATGAAAAGAATAATTATACACTTATAGCTTATTATCTTCATTATATAATAAAGGATGAGGGATTAAGAATTAATAAAGGAGAGGGAAATAACTTCTCTTTTAGGGAATCCAGGTTTATACAACAAAATGAGGAATTTACATATAAAGTCACCAATGAACAAAGAGAAATACTTGTTAAAATTATCGAGGGAAAAGTAAGAGAGATTATAAAGGGAAACTATTTTATAAGTGATTTAGTGAGAGTGATATCTTTATTGGAAAAATATCTTAATTTTCAATTTGGAATATCATTAAAATTAAAAAATTATTTTATGGGGGTAGGG
This genomic stretch from Fusobacterium sp. DD2 harbors:
- a CDS encoding M20/M25/M40 family metallo-hydrolase, encoding MVNQERIVENFINMVKIASPSLKEREVADYIKKELKELGLEVIEDNAGKNLGGTTGNIIGILRAPGKSKLMLSAHMDTVLPCENIKPIIENGIIKSDGTTILGGDDKAGIAAIIEGLRIIKEEGIDHPEVIVLCSIAEEIGLKGAKEFEIDSYKPDYSFILDSGGKPGVAIIQTPYNARGEIKIIGKSAHAGIAPETGVNALTVAAHAITKLKLGRVDADTTSNIGMVRGGEALNIVMPEVTLKYEARSFSKEKLDNLLSETKEIFKSTTERFGAGYEYNINIEYPGYHLKEDEEIVQCFRKACNNAGFDCVTKSTGGGSDSNIYSGHGYKAMTIGVGMSKVHTKEEFLKIEDLVGTAKLVVELVKEFA
- the recO gene encoding DNA repair protein RecO, which gives rise to MINFINDEGIVINKQDYGEADRYVTVFTKNMGKIVFFIKGIRKSKKREVSAVDVLTLSKFTFYRKKENYIVSNLQCCDSYSEIKQDLDNLGLSLYVMSVLNSVLVENNRKRKLFNITKKTLDYLKTSKDEKNNYTLIAYYLHYIIKDEGLRINKGEGNNFSFRESRFIQQNEEFTYKVTNEQREILVKIIEGKVREIIKGNYFISDLVRVISLLEKYLNFQFGISLKLKNYFMGVGND
- the mreC gene encoding rod shape-determining protein MreC → MMMLRKNNNSNDSFNKKIIIFLVGVVLIFGLFQSAVNYGVDLVSFIVFPVQKKIYEVGTYIKETTDAVTKYKEVLEENRVLKADNIKYERVVAVNRELIDENIRLKNILDMKEEKQLDIKVAKVNFKNQNNLYERFFINLGKNDGMKKNMIVLTEDNKLIGKIGKVYGDYSVVDMITGENSNVSGLSESNMLGVVKGSNEDDGTLYFEPNTFQNILQVGEKVYTSGVSDIYSKGLYIGDISQIDDVQGDVFRSIRLKNNVDILNMTEVLILMPKDKKGEKK